From Pectinophora gossypiella chromosome 16, ilPecGoss1.1, whole genome shotgun sequence, one genomic window encodes:
- the LOC126373577 gene encoding putative neuropeptide precursor protein isoform X2: MLLYTLTAVFAVLLVTEAVPTPTNNKGNSEGYEQAVDQRFDSPQSTGELDNLIMRPELYGEPPAMEGLSSGYDSRRRKRGSGTKVGGAGAATKVATKSGSGKKNLKPEDHDALSPVDSATHERDAHRRKRGSGTKVGGAAASAKTATKNSGGNKKNFRPISERRKRDSGLSAADVRALLNLWEAQERRKQEWNANQWAADHYYNRVASDEDQPEVDENGDVWYNEPVVMGPRDRDYPHHSYFSEQNRMALARGYPDIYQVDPAELAQRYEEARRKRQYANKVKRFMVARKRSDGMAHQNTYRPRDDLYTLAELLRSAPRVQEQDIPVYRRLIL, translated from the exons ATGTTACTATATACTTTAACCGCGGTTTTCGCGGTTCTACTCGTGACTGAAGCGGTCCCCACGCCGACGAACAATAAAG GCAACTCGGAGGGCTATGAGCAGGCTGTGGACCAGCGTTTTGATTCCCCCCAGTCCACGGGGGAGTTAGATAACCTCATCATGAGGCCAGAGTTGTACGGGGAGCCTCCAGCTATGGAAGGCTTGTCTTCCGGCTATGACTCCCGCCGCCGCAAGCGGGGCAGCGGCACCAAGGTCGGCGGGGCTGGAGCTGCTACTAAAGTAGCCACCAAATCGGGCTCTGGGAAGAAAAATCTTAA GCCCGAGGATCATGATGCGTTGTCGCCAGTAGACTCAGCGACTCACGAGCGTGATGCCCACCGCCGCAAGCGTGGCAGCGGCACCAAGGTTGGCGGCGCTGCTGCCTCTGCCAAGACCGCCACCAAGAACTCTGGCGGTAACAAGAAGAACTTCAG gCCAATTTCTGAACGCCGTAAGCGAGACTCTGGTCTTAGTGCCGCTGACGTCCGCGCTCTTTTGAACTTATGGGAAGCCCAAGAGAGAAGGAAACAGGAATGGAATGCTAACCAATGGGCCGCTGACCACTACTACAACCGTGTGGCTTCCGACGAGGATCAACCCGAAGTGGACGAGAACGGCGACGTATGGTACAACGAACCGGTTGTGATGGGCCCCCGCGACCGAGACTACCCGCATCACTCGTACTTCTCAGAACAGAACCGCATGGCTTTGGCACGAGGATACCCCGACATCTACCAGGTGGACCCGGCTGAACTGGCACAGCGCTACGAGGAGGCTCGTCGCAAGAGGCAGTATGCGAATAAGGTGAAGCGGTTCATGGTAGCCAGGAAGCGGTCGGACGGCATGGCGCACCAGAACACGTACCGCCCCCGCGACGACCTGTACACCCTCGCCGAGCTGCTCCGCTCCGCCCCGCGCGTGCAGGAGCAGGACATCCCGGTGTATCGGCGACTGATACTTTAA
- the LOC126373577 gene encoding putative neuropeptide precursor protein isoform X1, whose translation MLLYTLTAVFAVLLVTEAVPTPTNNKDGGPIGELPENWDQTKDDTQSLFLNKSDKNDLEPYPLALSEEGNSEGYEQAVDQRFDSPQSTGELDNLIMRPELYGEPPAMEGLSSGYDSRRRKRGSGTKVGGAGAATKVATKSGSGKKNLKPEDHDALSPVDSATHERDAHRRKRGSGTKVGGAAASAKTATKNSGGNKKNFRPISERRKRDSGLSAADVRALLNLWEAQERRKQEWNANQWAADHYYNRVASDEDQPEVDENGDVWYNEPVVMGPRDRDYPHHSYFSEQNRMALARGYPDIYQVDPAELAQRYEEARRKRQYANKVKRFMVARKRSDGMAHQNTYRPRDDLYTLAELLRSAPRVQEQDIPVYRRLIL comes from the exons ATGTTACTATATACTTTAACCGCGGTTTTCGCGGTTCTACTCGTGACTGAAGCGGTCCCCACGCCGACGAACAATAAAG ATGGCGGTCCAATTGGTGAACTACCAGAAAATTGGGACCAAACGAAAGACGACACACAGTCTCTCTTCCTGAACAAGAGCGACAAAAATGATCTGGAACCGTACCCACTTGCTCTCAGCGAAGAAG GCAACTCGGAGGGCTATGAGCAGGCTGTGGACCAGCGTTTTGATTCCCCCCAGTCCACGGGGGAGTTAGATAACCTCATCATGAGGCCAGAGTTGTACGGGGAGCCTCCAGCTATGGAAGGCTTGTCTTCCGGCTATGACTCCCGCCGCCGCAAGCGGGGCAGCGGCACCAAGGTCGGCGGGGCTGGAGCTGCTACTAAAGTAGCCACCAAATCGGGCTCTGGGAAGAAAAATCTTAA GCCCGAGGATCATGATGCGTTGTCGCCAGTAGACTCAGCGACTCACGAGCGTGATGCCCACCGCCGCAAGCGTGGCAGCGGCACCAAGGTTGGCGGCGCTGCTGCCTCTGCCAAGACCGCCACCAAGAACTCTGGCGGTAACAAGAAGAACTTCAG gCCAATTTCTGAACGCCGTAAGCGAGACTCTGGTCTTAGTGCCGCTGACGTCCGCGCTCTTTTGAACTTATGGGAAGCCCAAGAGAGAAGGAAACAGGAATGGAATGCTAACCAATGGGCCGCTGACCACTACTACAACCGTGTGGCTTCCGACGAGGATCAACCCGAAGTGGACGAGAACGGCGACGTATGGTACAACGAACCGGTTGTGATGGGCCCCCGCGACCGAGACTACCCGCATCACTCGTACTTCTCAGAACAGAACCGCATGGCTTTGGCACGAGGATACCCCGACATCTACCAGGTGGACCCGGCTGAACTGGCACAGCGCTACGAGGAGGCTCGTCGCAAGAGGCAGTATGCGAATAAGGTGAAGCGGTTCATGGTAGCCAGGAAGCGGTCGGACGGCATGGCGCACCAGAACACGTACCGCCCCCGCGACGACCTGTACACCCTCGCCGAGCTGCTCCGCTCCGCCCCGCGCGTGCAGGAGCAGGACATCCCGGTGTATCGGCGACTGATACTTTAA